One Stratiformator vulcanicus genomic window, AAGCGGCCGGGTTCGAACCGGTCGATGTCCGCAGCGGTTACACCGGCAACAGCCTCGGGGCGTACCAGGAGATGCGTGATGAGAAGGTCGCGTTCTTCATCGAGCGTCTGCCCCGCGGCACCAATAGCTTAAAGTACCGGTTGCGCGCCGAAATCCCCGGTGACTACAGCGCTTTGCCGGCGATCGGCTCAGCGATGTACGCCCCGGAGCTGAAGGCGAATTCGAACGAGTGGAAGGGCACGATCGTCGACGCGAATTAGATGGCAGGGGGCAATCTTCGCTCGACTCGTCGGATCGACCGATTCATCGGCTCTAATGGAAGTTGGAGATAAGGCCCGGCTCGGGAGACCCGCCCGGTCGTCGATGGTCCATTTAAGATTGGCCTCGTTCGAATTCGCTTAAGCGCTCCGATCGCGAGGGCGAGGTTTGGCTCGCAGGCATCTTCGACAGTGCGTCTCGATTCGCGGGCGAAAATGCGTCAGCTCTATCCCTCGTAAACGTCGGGTCCTTGAAATTGATCCTGCTGATGCGTTCGTGCTTGTGGAAGTGCTTTGCTGGTGGGTAACGTGTTGAGACTTGTTCATCCTTCCACGTTGACTCCCGAGATCGATGGCTCGCGATCTCTCACAACTTGGTGACTCGCAGTTGCGGCAAATCGCGGCGCTGGGTCGGCATTTGTCGGCCCGTTCGAAGACGCAGTTGCCACTGCAAATCGACGAAGACCGATCGGCAAGGCTGGGCGCAGCCGGGTTGCGGCTGTTCCGTGCGTTGGATCAGGGAATCTCGCTTCCGGATGCGCTGCAGAAGGCCGGGGCTCCGCCATTGCTCAAAGCCGTTGTGGAAGCGGGGTTGAGCAGCGGCCGACTCGACGAGGCCTTGGAGGCTGTGACCGAAACGGCTGCCGATCTGTTGCGTGTTCGGCGCGAGTTGTCGCTCGCCTGCATTTACCCGGCGGTCACAGTTGTGGTCGCGTGGGGAATTCTCATGTTGATCGGATCGAATTGGTTTCACCTCTTAACCCAGTCTTTTGAAGACTTTGATCAGCCGGTGCCGTGGTTTGTGCAATGGGGCGGTTGGCTGTGCGAGAATCCCGGGGGCTGGCTCTACTGGTTTCCGATCGGCCTGGTCCTGCTGATTTTTTGGCTGGGCGGACCCGGGAGAGTCGCAATGCGTTTTCCGGGGCTCTCTGGCCCAAAGCGCGAGTTTCGCCGATCAGTTTTTCTCAAAGTGGCCGCACTATTAGTCGAGCATGATGTCGCGTTGCCGCGAGCGCTGCGACTGGCCGGGAATGCTTCGGGGTCCGGCCAATTATCGTCTCAAGCTGAGAAGGCGGCGCTTCAGCTCGAATCGGGCTCGGCGGGCGGACATTGGACCGAAGTGCTAACCGGTTTAAGTGATTA contains:
- a CDS encoding type II secretion system F family protein → MARDLSQLGDSQLRQIAALGRHLSARSKTQLPLQIDEDRSARLGAAGLRLFRALDQGISLPDALQKAGAPPLLKAVVEAGLSSGRLDEALEAVTETAADLLRVRRELSLACIYPAVTVVVAWGILMLIGSNWFHLLTQSFEDFDQPVPWFVQWGGWLCENPGGWLYWFPIGLVLLIFWLGGPGRVAMRFPGLSGPKREFRRSVFLKVAALLVEHDVALPRALRLAGNASGSGQLSSQAEKAALQLESGSAGGHWTEVLTGLSDYTRWLLFTGESRNQLGEMFADAAVSAQRRGRASLDWYCAIAPVVVSAVVCGAVVILYAWLFFGGFLSMLNAMLNSFR